Proteins from one Gordonia westfalica genomic window:
- a CDS encoding DUF7572 family protein, producing the protein MKPATLVAEALPHMPPITNLYSTEDGFLLVLVVEVPDMTSILTSMECRFRLAVASETDVSVFLSDERGQVIDYDGDPANGLTPILSTDSKSFAMTINPTSPPTLMLWRHSDMNSQNRRHHDHRHPRMGGNESGNPPLPEQ; encoded by the coding sequence ATGAAACCAGCAACCCTTGTGGCTGAAGCTCTTCCGCATATGCCGCCGATCACGAACCTGTACTCCACGGAGGATGGGTTCCTGTTGGTGTTGGTGGTGGAAGTGCCTGACATGACTTCGATTCTCACCAGCATGGAATGCAGGTTCCGTCTCGCGGTCGCATCTGAAACCGATGTGTCGGTGTTCCTGTCGGATGAGCGTGGCCAGGTCATCGACTACGACGGTGACCCCGCCAACGGTTTGACCCCGATCCTGTCGACTGACTCGAAGTCGTTCGCGATGACCATCAACCCGACCTCGCCACCCACGCTGATGCTTTGGCGGCACTCGGATATGAACTCACAGAACAGGAGACACCATGACCACCGTCACCCTCGGATGGGAGGGAACGAAAGCGGAAATCCCCCTCTACCAGAACAGTGA